Proteins encoded together in one Streptomyces umbrinus window:
- a CDS encoding SDR family oxidoreductase — MPSIDLTGKVAVVTGSGRGLGLAYAHALAAAGASVVVNDVDEDVAEQAVKAITEAGGTAVAEVVPVGTTEAADRLVGRAVEEFGRLDILVTNAGILRDKVLWKMTDEDFDAVITTHLKGTFTCARAAAVRMREQGEGGTLILVGSPAGQRGNFGQTNYAAAKAGIAAMARTWSMELGRAGITVNAIVPVAATAMTETIPAFAPYIEAMRGGEPLPEFLRKGEGFGTPEDCAVLVPFLASEAARGVTGQAIGIGGDKVTLWSHPQEIKAAYADGGWTPDSLADVWPASLGAEPQSVGIPAPKFPEA; from the coding sequence GTGCCCAGCATCGATCTCACCGGCAAGGTCGCCGTCGTCACCGGCTCCGGCCGAGGCCTCGGCCTGGCCTATGCGCACGCCCTCGCCGCCGCCGGCGCCTCCGTGGTCGTCAACGACGTTGACGAGGACGTCGCCGAGCAGGCCGTCAAGGCGATCACCGAGGCGGGCGGTACCGCCGTGGCCGAGGTGGTCCCGGTCGGCACCACAGAGGCAGCGGACCGGCTGGTGGGCCGCGCGGTGGAGGAGTTCGGCCGCCTCGACATCCTGGTCACGAACGCGGGCATCCTCCGGGACAAGGTCCTGTGGAAGATGACCGACGAGGACTTCGACGCGGTGATCACCACCCACCTCAAGGGCACCTTCACCTGCGCCCGCGCCGCCGCCGTACGCATGCGCGAGCAGGGCGAGGGCGGCACGCTGATCCTGGTCGGCTCCCCGGCCGGACAGCGCGGCAACTTCGGCCAGACGAACTACGCCGCCGCCAAGGCCGGCATCGCCGCCATGGCCCGTACGTGGTCGATGGAGCTGGGCCGCGCGGGCATCACCGTCAACGCGATCGTGCCGGTGGCCGCGACCGCCATGACCGAGACCATCCCGGCCTTCGCGCCCTACATCGAGGCCATGCGCGGCGGCGAGCCGCTGCCCGAGTTCCTCCGTAAGGGCGAGGGCTTCGGCACCCCCGAGGACTGCGCCGTCCTCGTCCCGTTCCTGGCCTCCGAGGCAGCCCGCGGGGTGACCGGCCAGGCCATCGGCATCGGCGGCGACAAGGTCACCCTGTGGTCCCACCCCCAGGAGATCAAGGCGGCGTACGCTGACGGTGGCTGGACCCCCGACTCCCTCGCCGACGTCTGGCCGGCCTCGCTGGGCGCCGAGCCGCAGTCGGTCGGCATCCCCGCCCCGAAGTTCCCGGAGGCGTGA
- a CDS encoding MarR family winged helix-turn-helix transcriptional regulator — protein MRGLHSDTGYLLYRLGLRSGQLFNTFLQESGLRLRHYALLRFLATSEGALQRELSSRLGYDPSAIVGLVDDLEKLGFAERRPSPDDRRSRIVVLTEDGRVFLRDTDEAGLRVTNDLLQPLDPAERDTLHTLLQRIAEAELDS, from the coding sequence ATGCGCGGGCTGCACTCGGACACCGGCTATCTCCTGTACCGGCTGGGACTGCGGTCGGGGCAGCTGTTCAACACGTTCCTCCAGGAGTCGGGTCTGCGGCTGCGCCACTACGCGCTGCTGCGGTTCCTGGCCACCTCCGAGGGCGCCCTCCAGCGGGAGCTGAGCTCGCGGCTCGGCTACGACCCGAGCGCGATCGTCGGTCTGGTCGACGACCTGGAGAAGCTCGGGTTCGCCGAGCGCCGCCCCTCCCCCGACGACCGCCGCAGCCGCATCGTGGTGCTCACCGAGGACGGCCGCGTCTTCCTGCGCGACACCGACGAGGCGGGTCTGCGGGTGACGAACGACCTGCTCCAGCCCCTCGACCCGGCCGAGCGGGACACCCTGCACACGCTTCTGCAGCGGATCGCCGAAGCCGAACTCGACTCATGA
- a CDS encoding IclR family transcriptional regulator, with amino-acid sequence MTAASAPDRLLAVLAAFDHDHPALSLTDISRRAGLSLTTAHRLVGALSDWGALERDASGIYHVGLRLWEIAALSPRGLALRQIALPYLEDLYEATHENVQLAVRDGSEVVYIEWISGRSAVGVKIQVGARWPLHATGVGLALLAHCEAAFQETYCGGPLAGFTPHTITDAATLRRVLAEVRRAGVAVSIRQITDDALSVAAPVRGADGSVAAAVSVVVPERDAQTPALIPAVRLAALGISRALGWQPQR; translated from the coding sequence ATGACCGCGGCGTCCGCCCCCGACCGCCTCCTGGCCGTGCTCGCCGCCTTCGACCACGACCACCCGGCGCTCTCCCTCACGGACATCAGCCGCCGGGCCGGGCTCTCCCTCACCACCGCCCACCGGCTGGTGGGCGCGCTCAGCGACTGGGGAGCCCTGGAGCGCGACGCATCCGGGATCTATCACGTGGGCCTGCGCCTGTGGGAGATCGCGGCGCTCTCCCCACGCGGTCTCGCACTGCGCCAGATCGCGCTGCCGTACCTGGAGGACCTGTACGAAGCCACGCACGAGAACGTGCAGTTGGCGGTCCGGGACGGCTCCGAGGTCGTCTACATAGAGTGGATCTCCGGCCGTTCGGCCGTGGGCGTGAAGATCCAGGTCGGCGCCCGCTGGCCACTCCACGCGACCGGCGTGGGCCTCGCGCTGCTCGCGCACTGCGAGGCCGCCTTCCAGGAGACGTACTGCGGCGGACCGCTCGCCGGATTCACCCCGCACACCATCACGGACGCGGCCACCCTGCGCCGCGTCCTCGCCGAAGTCCGCCGCGCGGGCGTTGCGGTGAGCATCCGTCAGATCACCGACGACGCCCTGTCGGTGGCCGCACCGGTCCGCGGGGCGGACGGCTCGGTGGCCGCGGCCGTCTCGGTCGTGGTGCCCGAACGCGACGCGCAGACACCGGCGTTGATCCCGGCGGTACGGCTCGCTGCGCTCGGCATCTCGCGGGCGCTGGGATGGCAGCCGCAACGGTAG